Proteins encoded by one window of Dialister pneumosintes:
- a CDS encoding pseudouridine synthase: protein MEFSAQGRTTILKERLQKIISHAGICSRRKAELLIQEGQVKVNGKVVRELGTEADLKRDKIEVKGELIHQEKPRYFLFNKPDCVITSVSDPAGRRTVIQYFPNVRERIFPVGRLDYHSEGLLLMTNDGNLDYLLTHPSKGVEKVYEVTVRGKFSQTLADNMSRGVKLKDGTRTAPCKVKVLSYESDRNRTHIQMTLHEGKNREIRRMMEVFHYPVFKLERVKYSFLTLKGVPRGEFRRLTSEEVKKLYELHQ, encoded by the coding sequence ATGGAATTCTCTGCCCAAGGAAGGACTACTATTTTGAAAGAAAGATTACAAAAAATTATAAGTCATGCAGGCATTTGTTCACGGCGTAAAGCTGAATTATTGATTCAAGAGGGACAAGTGAAAGTTAATGGAAAAGTGGTTCGTGAATTAGGAACCGAAGCGGATTTAAAAAGAGATAAGATTGAGGTTAAAGGGGAACTTATTCATCAAGAAAAACCTCGTTATTTTTTGTTTAATAAACCCGATTGTGTTATTACCAGTGTCTCTGATCCTGCAGGACGCAGAACGGTTATTCAATATTTTCCTAACGTAAGGGAAAGAATTTTCCCGGTAGGTCGATTGGATTATCATTCAGAAGGATTACTTCTTATGACTAATGATGGGAATTTGGATTACTTATTGACTCATCCCAGTAAAGGTGTAGAAAAGGTATATGAAGTTACTGTAAGAGGTAAGTTTTCACAAACACTGGCGGATAATATGAGTCGAGGTGTTAAACTTAAAGATGGAACAAGAACAGCTCCTTGTAAGGTAAAAGTTCTCTCATATGAATCAGATAGAAATAGAACACATATCCAAATGACATTACATGAGGGGAAAAATAGAGAAATTCGTCGTATGATGGAAGTCTTCCATTATCCCGTATTTAAATTAGAACGTGTTAAATATAGCTTTCTTACTCTTAAAGGTGTACCAAGAGGAGAGTTTCGTCGTTTAACTTCCGAGGAGGTAAAGAAGCTATATGAGTTGCATCAATAA
- a CDS encoding NAD(P)/FAD-dependent oxidoreductase, with product MSCINKHIIVIGGGVAGLFASVMAAHHGCKVTLFEKMNRVGLKMGITGKGRCNITNAKPITEFIKMTPGNGKFLFSSYSRFSNEDLLHIFHEWGLETVTERGGRVFPASESAQDVRYLFMRKLKEYKVDVHLEEPVRHLDIYDGNVKGVNTDRGNYACDAVIICTGGKSYPRTGSTGDGYLLAKEAGHTIIPIRPVLIPFITKEDWCKKLQGLSLKNIRLTVSGGSKKMATEMGEMMFTHFGITGPIVLSLSDKVSLWLSLGLSVSASLDMKPALSEKKLDKRVLRDLEKYHLKQIAGAMQDLLPHRMIDIVLDLAQIPPNYPVSELTKAQRQKLVTTLKNMPITIIGTRPIEEAIVTAGGISTKEINAKTMESKLCKNLYFAGEVIDIHAFTGGYNLQAAFSTGYSAALSILGGMDS from the coding sequence ATGAGTTGCATCAATAAACATATTATTGTGATTGGCGGTGGTGTTGCCGGACTTTTTGCTTCCGTTATGGCAGCACATCATGGTTGTAAAGTTACTTTATTCGAAAAGATGAATCGTGTCGGGTTAAAGATGGGGATTACAGGAAAAGGTCGATGTAATATTACCAATGCTAAGCCTATTACAGAGTTTATAAAAATGACACCGGGAAATGGCAAGTTTTTATTTAGTTCTTACAGTAGATTTTCAAACGAAGATTTACTACATATATTTCATGAATGGGGATTGGAAACGGTTACGGAAAGAGGTGGACGTGTATTTCCTGCGAGTGAAAGTGCACAAGATGTACGATATTTGTTTATGCGTAAGTTAAAAGAATATAAAGTGGATGTACATTTAGAAGAGCCGGTTCGACATTTAGACATTTACGATGGGAATGTTAAGGGGGTTAATACCGATAGAGGAAATTATGCTTGTGATGCCGTTATTATTTGTACCGGAGGAAAATCGTATCCAAGAACCGGGTCGACCGGTGATGGCTATTTGTTAGCAAAAGAAGCCGGACATACAATTATACCGATAAGACCGGTGCTTATTCCTTTTATTACAAAAGAAGATTGGTGCAAAAAATTACAAGGATTGTCATTAAAAAATATTCGATTAACCGTCTCCGGAGGAAGTAAGAAAATGGCGACAGAAATGGGCGAGATGATGTTTACCCATTTTGGAATCACGGGACCTATAGTACTATCTTTAAGTGATAAAGTATCATTATGGCTTTCTTTAGGATTATCAGTGTCTGCTTCGCTTGATATGAAGCCTGCTTTGTCTGAAAAAAAACTGGATAAGAGAGTGTTACGTGATTTAGAAAAGTATCATTTAAAGCAGATAGCAGGAGCTATGCAAGACTTATTACCACATAGAATGATTGATATAGTTCTTGATTTGGCTCAAATTCCCCCCAATTATCCGGTATCAGAGCTAACAAAAGCACAACGACAAAAGTTGGTTACTACTCTTAAAAATATGCCAATAACTATCATCGGCACAAGACCTATAGAAGAAGCTATTGTTACTGCCGGCGGTATTTCTACTAAAGAAATTAATGCTAAAACAATGGAGTCTAAACTTTGTAAGAATCTCTATTTTGCAGGAGAAGTAATAGATATTCATGCTTTTACAGGGGGATATAATCTACAAGCAGCTTTCTCTACCGGGTATAGTGCTGCGTTATCTATATTGGGAGGGATGGACTCATAA
- the cmk gene encoding (d)CMP kinase encodes MKRWSIAIDGPAGAGKSSVAKILAGKLSYTYLDTGAMYRAVTYESIKRDITTPLEIADMAKSLSMEVTAETDGMHVLIEGTDITSHLRTPEVSAKVSEIASISTVREAMVSIQRNIADKGGIVLDGRDIGTVVLPNADFKVFLTASVHKRAERRFKEFKTIYSDITLEEVEKEIEKRDWKDSHREVSPLRPAEDAVIIDNSDLTLEETAELLLHMVKNK; translated from the coding sequence ATGAAAAGATGGTCAATTGCTATTGATGGACCGGCAGGTGCAGGAAAGAGCAGTGTTGCTAAAATATTAGCAGGCAAATTATCTTACACTTATTTAGATACGGGAGCTATGTACAGAGCCGTAACTTATGAGTCTATAAAGAGAGATATAACAACACCTTTGGAAATTGCAGATATGGCGAAGTCTTTATCTATGGAAGTAACAGCAGAAACGGATGGCATGCATGTATTGATTGAAGGAACAGATATAACCTCTCATTTAAGAACTCCTGAGGTGTCTGCTAAAGTTTCAGAAATTGCATCTATCAGTACTGTCCGTGAAGCTATGGTTTCGATTCAAAGAAACATTGCTGATAAAGGCGGTATTGTTTTGGATGGACGAGATATAGGTACTGTTGTTTTGCCTAATGCGGATTTTAAAGTATTTTTGACAGCCTCTGTCCATAAACGTGCAGAAAGACGATTTAAGGAATTTAAAACTATTTATTCCGATATCACTTTAGAAGAGGTGGAGAAGGAAATAGAAAAAAGAGATTGGAAAGATAGTCATCGAGAGGTGTCTCCTCTTAGACCGGCAGAAGATGCGGTTATTATAGATAATAGTGATTTAACTTTAGAGGAAACAGCTGAATTACTTTTACATATGGTAAAAAATAAATAA
- a CDS encoding lysophospholipid acyltransferase family protein, producing MKHFLYTITRWILNIVFFKIFHLHVEGRENIPVKGAVIVAPNHKSNWDPPLIGVAFSNRVVHYMAKEELFKNPIAAWILTMFGTFPVKRGSGDGSAVMRAVRELRKGYPVGIFPEGTRIKREGLGRFHSGMASIAMIEGTDILPVAVVGSLNMPHPKQHPAVLIGKIIHVEKQKPTKESIQALNEKVKSAIEQLMTDYNA from the coding sequence ATGAAGCATTTTCTATATACAATTACACGATGGATTTTAAATATCGTGTTTTTCAAAATATTTCATTTACATGTAGAAGGGCGAGAAAATATTCCGGTTAAAGGGGCTGTGATTGTAGCACCTAATCATAAAAGCAATTGGGATCCACCTCTTATCGGTGTAGCATTTTCTAATCGAGTTGTTCATTATATGGCAAAAGAGGAATTATTTAAAAACCCTATTGCAGCTTGGATACTTACTATGTTTGGTACTTTTCCTGTAAAAAGAGGTTCCGGCGATGGAAGTGCGGTAATGCGTGCAGTTCGTGAACTTCGAAAAGGATATCCGGTTGGGATTTTTCCGGAAGGAACAAGAATTAAAAGAGAAGGTTTAGGAAGATTTCACTCAGGAATGGCTTCTATAGCAATGATAGAAGGAACCGATATTTTGCCGGTTGCCGTTGTCGGTTCTTTAAATATGCCACATCCCAAACAACATCCGGCTGTTTTAATTGGCAAAATCATTCATGTAGAAAAACAAAAACCAACTAAAGAATCGATTCAAGCACTGAATGAAAAAGTTAAATCAGCAATCGAACAGTTAATGACAGATTATAATGCATGA
- a CDS encoding bifunctional 4-hydroxy-3-methylbut-2-enyl diphosphate reductase/30S ribosomal protein S1: MEIYKAKVLGFCYGVKRAMKIVNDTSQEGQPVVTLGPLIHNPQAVKRLMNRGVRSVNNLEEVKNKEIVIIRSHGVGPSCYNDIKCKNLTLVDATCPFVKRNQDIAKKLSHEGHQLILIGEKNHPELKSIAAWVEGKHPVIIENMEDVQRMPSFDEAHIVIQTTFSMVLAEELIASIQKKVGTLGVHKTICQATSERQKAAKELAGKVNVMIVIGGRNSANTGRLAEVCRAAGARTHHIETAKEIRKEWFHSQYKVGITAGASTPDWIIEEVVCIMEDMGKMLEMEEQNLDYKKGDVINGEVIELFDNRAYVSFGYKTEAVLPIHEYSYPEPESLKDVLKIGDPIKAVIVNGVREDNPIYISKIKLDRLSEWDDVEAAFEKGEPVECEGIESIKVGLLIQINSLRGFIPLSQGDLRFVHSLSNLVGKKFMAKILEVDRVKNRLVLSRKAVLEVQRDEELKVIEDAYANGDTLQGTVKKIMPYGAFIGVNGVEGLLHISDISWKKIAKVEDVLQPGEVIDVKIKSYDAEKQRISFTHKECIPNPWETSIHGHKIDDVVDAKVVKILDFGAIVELADGLTGLLHVNEMTNDHNKKPGDVCNVGDAIKVRIIGIDEERRRISFSLAEAINQETTEDAE, translated from the coding sequence ATGGAAATATATAAGGCAAAAGTATTAGGATTTTGTTATGGTGTAAAACGTGCCATGAAAATTGTAAATGATACCAGCCAAGAGGGACAACCGGTAGTAACATTAGGACCACTTATTCATAATCCACAAGCAGTAAAACGATTGATGAATAGAGGCGTTAGATCTGTAAATAATTTAGAAGAAGTAAAAAATAAAGAAATTGTAATTATTCGCTCGCATGGTGTAGGTCCTTCGTGTTATAATGACATCAAGTGCAAAAATCTGACACTGGTTGATGCTACATGTCCTTTTGTTAAAAGAAATCAAGATATAGCAAAAAAACTTTCACATGAGGGGCATCAGCTGATACTCATAGGCGAAAAAAACCATCCTGAATTAAAGAGTATTGCAGCATGGGTAGAAGGTAAACATCCGGTTATTATCGAAAATATGGAAGATGTACAAAGGATGCCTTCTTTTGATGAAGCACATATTGTTATTCAGACAACTTTTTCTATGGTTCTAGCAGAAGAACTTATTGCATCTATACAGAAAAAAGTAGGGACGTTAGGTGTACATAAAACTATTTGTCAAGCAACATCAGAAAGACAAAAGGCTGCTAAAGAGTTGGCAGGAAAAGTAAATGTGATGATAGTTATTGGTGGTCGCAACAGTGCAAATACTGGTCGATTGGCAGAGGTCTGTCGGGCAGCGGGTGCTAGAACACATCATATCGAAACGGCTAAAGAAATTCGCAAAGAATGGTTTCACAGCCAGTATAAGGTTGGCATCACGGCCGGTGCATCCACACCGGACTGGATCATAGAGGAGGTAGTTTGTATTATGGAAGACATGGGAAAAATGCTGGAGATGGAGGAACAGAATCTCGATTATAAGAAAGGTGATGTTATAAACGGTGAAGTTATCGAATTATTTGATAACCGTGCGTATGTATCCTTTGGTTATAAGACGGAAGCTGTTTTACCGATTCATGAATATTCTTATCCGGAACCGGAATCCCTTAAGGACGTTTTAAAAATTGGCGATCCAATTAAGGCAGTCATTGTTAATGGAGTAAGAGAAGACAATCCGATTTATATTTCTAAGATTAAATTAGATCGTTTGTCTGAATGGGATGATGTAGAAGCAGCATTCGAAAAAGGTGAACCGGTTGAATGTGAAGGTATCGAATCTATTAAGGTTGGACTTCTTATTCAAATTAATTCTCTCCGCGGTTTTATTCCGTTGTCTCAGGGGGATTTGAGATTCGTTCATTCTCTTTCTAATTTAGTAGGAAAGAAATTCATGGCTAAGATTCTTGAAGTTGACCGTGTTAAGAATCGTTTAGTTCTTTCTCGTAAGGCTGTTCTTGAAGTACAACGTGATGAAGAACTCAAGGTTATTGAAGATGCTTATGCTAACGGAGACACTCTGCAGGGAACAGTTAAGAAAATTATGCCATATGGAGCTTTCATCGGTGTTAACGGCGTAGAAGGGTTACTTCATATTTCTGATATTTCTTGGAAGAAGATTGCGAAGGTGGAAGATGTACTTCAGCCTGGAGAAGTTATTGATGTGAAGATTAAATCCTATGACGCTGAAAAGCAGAGAATTTCTTTTACACATAAAGAATGCATTCCAAATCCATGGGAAACCTCTATTCATGGACATAAAATTGACGATGTTGTAGATGCGAAGGTTGTAAAGATTTTGGATTTTGGTGCGATTGTTGAATTGGCAGATGGTTTGACCGGTTTACTTCATGTAAATGAAATGACAAATGATCATAATAAGAAACCGGGAGATGTTTGCAATGTAGGCGATGCAATTAAAGTTCGTATTATCGGTATTGATGAAGAGCGCAGAAGAATCAGCTTCTCTTTGGCAGAAGCGATTAATCAGGAAACGACAGAAGACGCTGAATAA